In one Cynocephalus volans isolate mCynVol1 chromosome Y, mCynVol1.pri, whole genome shotgun sequence genomic region, the following are encoded:
- the LOC134368942 gene encoding amelogenin, X isoform-like has translation MGTWILLACLLGAAFTMPLPPHPGHPGYINFSYENSHAQSIHTGRTTLVLTPLKWYQNIIRPPYPYYGYEPMGGWLHHQVIPVLSQQHPPTHTLQPHHHIPVVPAQQPVVPQQPMMPIPGQHSMTPTQHHQPNLPMPAQQPYQPQPVQPQPHQPMQPQPPVHPMHPLPPQPPLPPLFPMQPLPPMLPDLPLEAWPATDKTKREEVD, from the exons ATGGGGACCTGGATTCTGCTTGCCTGTCTTCTGGGAGCAGCTTTCACTATGCCC CTACCACCTCATCCTGGGCACCCTGGTTATATCAACTTCAGCTATGag aACTCACATGCTCAGTCTATCCATACTGGCAGGACTACATTA GTTCTTACCCCTTTGAAGTGGTACCAGAACATAATAAGGCCACCG TATCCTTACTATGGTTACGAACCCATGGGTGGATGGCTGCACCACCAAGTCATTCCCGTGCTGTCCCAACAACACCCCCCGACTCACACCCTGCAGCCTCATCACCACATCCCAGTGGTGCCAGCTCAGCAGCCCGTGGTCCCCCAGCAACCAATGATGCCAATTCCTGGCCAGCACTCCATGACTCCAACCCAACACCACCAGCCAAACCTCCCAATGCCCGCCCAGCAACCCTACCAGCCCCAGCCCGTTCAGCCGCAGCCACACCAGCCCAtgcagccccagcctcctgtgCACCCCATGCATCCCCTGCCGCCACAGCCACCTCTGCCTCCACTGTTCCCCATGCAGCCCCTGCCCCCCATGCTTCCTGATCTGCCTCTGGAAGCGTGGCCAGCAACAGACAAGACCAAGCGGGAGGAAGTG gattaA